AGAGCCTGATTGGCGGAATGGAGGATCTAATGTCAAATACCCAAAAAATAGAGGACTGCAAAAACGCCTTGAGGTCAGCGACCACTTACAGGGAATGGCGCGCGATTGCTCTGGAGTTAGACCATTTAGAAGGTCATGAAGAGTGGAAGTTGAATAAGGAATCGGATGATTATAATTATAAGCTGATCGAGAAGCGTTTGGCGCAGTTGCGGAAGCATAGAGAAGAAAATGATATCCCGCAAATGATTTTCCACCTACGTGAAGGGTTACACCGGAATCATGGGAATATTACGAATCCCAAATTATATTCACAAACGCATGTGGGTACAAAACATTTGATTGAGGAATATATTCGTGAAGTTGCCGGACTTCTTGAATATCTTTGTGACAATGAATTTGAGGCGTTCCCTTTTCCTGAAAAAATTCGATTCTTTGACGAATGTTCCCGGAGTTTTGGTTCGTCAGCGTTGTTGCTTAGCGGGGGTGCGATGCTTGGGTTGTTCCATATTGGCGTGATCAAGGCTCTGGATGAACATGATCTGATACCCGGTGTGGTTTCGGGATCCAGCGTTGGTGCAGTGATGGCCGGAGCACTGGGTACTTTCTCCAATCTGAAAGATCTTTATGACCCTGAAAAGCTCTACCTGGATATCTGGAGCAAACTTCCCTTGGCTGAAATACTCAAGCAAGGCACAATAATGGATGCCGCTCAAATGGAGTTTTTTCTGAAAAAAAATGTTGGTGAATATTTAACGCTGGAAGAGGCCTTCAAAATTACAGGAAAGCATCTGAATGTTACTGTTTCTCCGGCAATTGAAAATCATGCGACAAAACTTCTCAATCATTTGAATGCCCCGCATTTGCTGGTATGGAGTGCCATTATGGCATCGTGTGCCGTTCCCGGCATATTTCCACCAGTGCAGTTGATGGCTAAAGATCAGCAGGGAAACATTGTGCCTTACATGGCCGACTGCAAGTGGAATGACGGAACGTTGACCAGTGATTTGCCCATGAAGCGGTTAGCTGAACTTTATAATGTGACTCACGGTATTGTCAGTCAGGTAAACCCTCATGTTATTCCCTTTATTTCAGATAAAGTGACGGAGTCGGGGAGGATGGGCGGTATTAAGCATGTGATAATGGCCGAGATAAAAACTATTGGAAAATGGATGATCAGGATTGTTCAATATGTGATTCGAGAGAAGCGAATCACACAGGGTCTCGATATGCTGCATGACATACTCGACCAAAAATATATGGG
This genomic interval from SAR324 cluster bacterium contains the following:
- a CDS encoding DUF3336 domain-containing protein gives rise to the protein MSNTQKIEDCKNALRSATTYREWRAIALELDHLEGHEEWKLNKESDDYNYKLIEKRLAQLRKHREENDIPQMIFHLREGLHRNHGNITNPKLYSQTHVGTKHLIEEYIREVAGLLEYLCDNEFEAFPFPEKIRFFDECSRSFGSSALLLSGGAMLGLFHIGVIKALDEHDLIPGVVSGSSVGAVMAGALGTFSNLKDLYDPEKLYLDIWSKLPLAEILKQGTIMDAAQMEFFLKKNVGEYLTLEEAFKITGKHLNVTVSPAIENHATKLLNHLNAPHLLVWSAIMASCAVPGIFPPVQLMAKDQQGNIVPYMADCKWNDGTLTSDLPMKRLAELYNVTHGIVSQVNPHVIPFISDKVTESGRMGGIKHVIMAEIKTIGKWMIRIVQYVIREKRITQGLDMLHDILDQKYMGDITIRMTPNLTNYANMIKNPSHEFFRNLVLEGERATWPKINMIYHQTQIGQTLEKCVKKLEQSRRFERRSRRTDNTDGTMLVIDSKSA